Proteins found in one candidate division TA06 bacterium genomic segment:
- a CDS encoding roadblock/LC7 domain-containing protein — translation MKEILNQINEISGVKGSLVVDNEGLVVVSNLMSGMEERTISAMVAGIYQEIIKALRPEQGSELSGVQLSASEGSIIFLCAPECILTVITEPGANIGLVSIKMKASLERLMKIL, via the coding sequence ATGAAAGAAATACTCAATCAAATAAACGAGATCTCAGGGGTCAAAGGCAGCCTGGTGGTGGATAACGAAGGTCTGGTAGTGGTCTCCAACCTGATGTCGGGAATGGAGGAGCGGACCATCAGCGCCATGGTGGCCGGGATCTATCAGGAGATAATCAAGGCCCTCCGGCCGGAGCAGGGATCGGAGCTTTCCGGGGTGCAGCTTTCGGCCAGCGAAGGCAGCATCATATTCCTTTGCGCTCCGGAATGCATCCTGACGGTGATAACCGAGCCCGGGGCCAACATCGGACTGGTGTCCATTAAGATGAAAGCCAGCCTGGAACGTTTGATGAAGATATTATGA